The DNA segment GCAATTGATCTTTGCTGTGGCCGATCCCCATACCGCTGGAGAAGCCCAGCATGGTGTGATCAAGCAGGGTGCCGTCGCCGTCGCGGATCGAGGCCAGGCGGTCGAGGAAATACCGCCAGTGCTGCATATAGATCGTGTCGACCTTGGCAAGTTCTTCCAGGTTCTTGGGATCGTTGCCGTGGTGAGTTAATTCATGGTAGCCCTTGTTAACGCCAAATTCCGGGTAGACGCCGCCGGCCAGTTCGGTGCGGACGACATACGAAACGACGCGTGTCGAATCGGTTTGATACGCCAGTGCGATCAGGTCGTACATCAGTTTGCCGTAGGTGTCGTAGACAAATTTGCCGTTGCCTTCGGGAGCCACCACGTGTTCGTAATCGCCGTAGCCTTTCAAGTCGGGTTGTGGTTTGGGCCGGTCTTGCCAAGCGATTTCACGACTCAGCGTCTGTTCGACTTCACGGATCGAATGGAAGTACTGGTCCAACTGGTGGCGATCGGCTTGGCCTAGCTTTCCTGTCAGCTGATGGGCATCGGACAACACGGCATCCAGGACACTGCGGCGCTGACGAAATTCGTCACTTTGTTGCGCTTTTTGTTGTTCGCTGGCCGGGCGGAACAACTGGTTGAAGACGGCTTGTGGGTCGTTCTCGGCGGCCAGCGGAACGCCTTGCCCGTTCCAAGAGATGGTGGCCAGGATCTGGCTGCCGAATCCTGTGCCGCGTTTGACGGACAACTGCAGCGAGGGGAACCGCGTCTGTTTTCCATGCAGCTTTGCAGCCAGTTGATCGGGCGAGATGCTTTGCTTTTCTCCGATCGCGATCGAGGTTGCAAAGGGATAGGCACCGCCGTGTCCACCGCCTTTTTCGAGGCAGGTTCCCGACAGCACTGTAAAGTCGCCGCGGTGCGGTTCCAGCGGCGTCAAAATCCGCGACAGCTTGGCGTCGTTGCCGTAACCCTGCGGGTAAAACTGCCGCATGTTCATTCCGGTACCGAAATAGAACATGCCCATGCGAGGCACGGCCTTCGGCGTTTCCGTTGCCGCTCGCGCCGTTCGCGGCAACATGGCTTCCAGCCAAGGCAGGGTCAGACAGGTACCCGCTCCACGAAGAAACGTCCGACGTTTGAGCGGCTGAAATTTTAAAATGTTCATTTGGTCGCGAACACCTTGCTGGTAACGAGGGACTTGATCAGCGTATGGAAAGTGTCGTCGCCGCGGGCCATCGTGTCGGTGGCCCGGGAGAGCGTTGCGTCGTCGGATGGTTCGATCGGTCGACCCAACGCATAGATCAGCAGTTTCTCCGCCAAGGCTCGGCGAAACCGATCGTCTTGTTCGAGCAAATGTGCGCGGAATTCGACGAAGCTCTGAAATTCGGCTCCGTTGGGCAACCGTCCGCTGGGATCGATCGCCGGCCGGTCGCCACCGCGGAAGTTTTCGCCGTCTTGCAGTTCACGCCAGGCACCGATGACATTGAAATTTTCCAAAGCCAATCCGTAGGGGTCGAGCGAACGGTGGCAGATCGCACAGGCATCGATCTGTTGATGTTGTATCAGGCGTTCGCGAACCGTCAGGTTTTGCCCTCGAATGTTCGGCTCGATCTCGCCCACATTGGGAGGCGGCGGGTCCGGCGGATCGTTAAAAAGAACTTCGCGAACATACATAGCGCGAGCAATCGGTTTGGTGCGTCTGCCATCTGAACCGGCCTGATGAACTCCCGCCATCGCCAGCAAGCCACCGCGAGGTGAATCGGCGGGAAGAGGGACCCGACGAAACGCATCACCGTTTACGCCGTCGATCCCGTAGTGTCGGGCCAAGCGTTTATTGATCACCACAAAGTCAGAATCGATGAAGTTTCGTACGCTCAGCTGTTCCTGCAAAATTGTACGGAAGAATTCGAGCGGCTCGCGCACGACCGCGTCGCTGAGCGCCTCGTCGTACTCGCGATAAAGGTATTCGGCCGGCGTGAAGGACAGGAAAGTGTCGGTCCGTAACCACTGCCGTGCGAAGCCATCGACAAAACGTTCGGCCTTCGGGTCGGCCAACATCCGATCCACTTGGGCTGAAAGTGTGGCCGCATCATTCAAACGGTTCCGCCTGGCCAGTTCAAACAGCTCGGCGTCCGGCATCGAACTCCACAAGAAGTAAGAAAGCCGGGAAGCCAGTTCGTAATCGTTTAGGGGCCGAGGAGGTGAGGTCCGGGCAGCGGTGGCGTGGTTCGCTTCGACGATGTACAGGAACTTGGGCGACGTGAGTGTCGTGGCCAAGCCGACACGGATGGCTTCGTGAAACGATTCGCCCTGTTCCAATTCCGTAGCGACGACTTGCAGGATGGGGTCGGTCTCCTCGGGTGCAATCGGCCGTCGCCAGGCGAGAGGCAACAGGCGGGCGTAGATCGCTCGCGCATACTCAAGGTCCTCGGTCGCATCGTCACCGCGGAACAGGACTTTGGTGTGGCTTTGGGGTGGCCACTGATCATACAGCGGACCCTCGACTTCCAGATAATCCAGAAACGCACGGGGGTATGTCGATACATCCAGCTTGTCCGGATCCGGCGTCGAGCGATCCCCGCTCCAGCCCTCGGCGACTTTGCGTCCGTTGATCCGCAGGACCTCGGCGAAATCGCCTGTTTTGCCCAGTTCCGAGTTGCGTCGGATAAAGTTTTCACCTGGCCGTTGGCTCATGTGTAGACCGGTAGCATTCAGGAGCTTTACGCTCAGCTCGCCGCCCAGCGTATCGCGGGGGACGACGACCGAATAATCTTGCGGCTGATCGATGGGAGCCGTGATATCGACTTCCATGATTGCTTCCATCGCATCGTCGGGGTGGCTTTGCGTGACTCGCAGCCGTGGCGGCTGGCCGTCGGCTCCGGGGACCCCCCCAGCGCGGAGCGTAAAGCGATAGAAGCCGTTGGTCGGGGCGACGTTATTGCCACGCTGGCCGGGGTAGTTCAGCAAGCCGAACGAGCGTGTGTTACCTTCGATCAGTTCCAGCCCACCGGGTACGGGAGTCATTCCTAGGCGTCGGACCAAGTAGCGAATCGCGCGGCTGTCCGCGATATCTTCGAACTCCAGTCGCATCGTTTCGGTGGGGTATTCCGGCGGACCGTCCACGATTGCGCGGTCGGCGATGCGACGGGCAACGCGGTAGTAGTTGGTCATCAAGGAGGGATCGAGCAGCAGAGCCGAGCTGACTTTGTCAAACCCTTCTGCGGTGCCTTCCGGTGGCAGCACATCCAAGGGGCTTTCCCCGACGGGGAATTTCATCGACAACAGATCGGCGACGCTGTGCGTGTATTCGCGCCGATTCAGCCGTCGCATTAGCACTCGTCCGCCCGTGCTGCGTTGAGCATGTTCGGCGGCTCGCAGTTGCGCGGCGATCCAGACCGATACCTGTTCGATGGCTGCAGCGGGAAGTTGTGGCTCGTCGGCGGGAGGCATTTCTCCCAGGTGGATCATGTTCCGCACTTCGATCCAGGCCGCCGCATTGTCACGACGGCTGAAGTCGGCGGTCAGTTCGTCGACTCGCAGCTTCCCCTGAGCCTCCTGCGGCCCGTGACAGTCCATGCAGTACTGCTTCAGGAGCGGCGCGATTTCGTCGTCGAACGTGGTCGCGAATGCCGCGGGAGTGCACAGCAACGCGGCAGCTACGAAGAGGATTCGATCGAGCATCGTGAAAGCTGGATTCAGGTAGGAATATAAATAGCACGAATTCGGGTACCCGGAGGTATCGTCAGTATAGCCCAGGGGAGTTG comes from the Roseimaritima multifibrata genome and includes:
- a CDS encoding DUF1552 domain-containing protein: MNILKFQPLKRRTFLRGAGTCLTLPWLEAMLPRTARAATETPKAVPRMGMFYFGTGMNMRQFYPQGYGNDAKLSRILTPLEPHRGDFTVLSGTCLEKGGGHGGAYPFATSIAIGEKQSISPDQLAAKLHGKQTRFPSLQLSVKRGTGFGSQILATISWNGQGVPLAAENDPQAVFNQLFRPASEQQKAQQSDEFRQRRSVLDAVLSDAHQLTGKLGQADRHQLDQYFHSIREVEQTLSREIAWQDRPKPQPDLKGYGDYEHVVAPEGNGKFVYDTYGKLMYDLIALAYQTDSTRVVSYVVRTELAGGVYPEFGVNKGYHELTHHGNDPKNLEELAKVDTIYMQHWRYFLDRLASIRDGDGTLLDHTMLGFSSGMGIGHSKDQLPTVLSGGSGLGIRHQTHLKLNDNTPLSSLWQTMLEKMGVTVEGPFQDSRGTIGELVV
- a CDS encoding DUF1592 domain-containing protein is translated as MLDRILFVAAALLCTPAAFATTFDDEIAPLLKQYCMDCHGPQEAQGKLRVDELTADFSRRDNAAAWIEVRNMIHLGEMPPADEPQLPAAAIEQVSVWIAAQLRAAEHAQRSTGGRVLMRRLNRREYTHSVADLLSMKFPVGESPLDVLPPEGTAEGFDKVSSALLLDPSLMTNYYRVARRIADRAIVDGPPEYPTETMRLEFEDIADSRAIRYLVRRLGMTPVPGGLELIEGNTRSFGLLNYPGQRGNNVAPTNGFYRFTLRAGGVPGADGQPPRLRVTQSHPDDAMEAIMEVDITAPIDQPQDYSVVVPRDTLGGELSVKLLNATGLHMSQRPGENFIRRNSELGKTGDFAEVLRINGRKVAEGWSGDRSTPDPDKLDVSTYPRAFLDYLEVEGPLYDQWPPQSHTKVLFRGDDATEDLEYARAIYARLLPLAWRRPIAPEETDPILQVVATELEQGESFHEAIRVGLATTLTSPKFLYIVEANHATAARTSPPRPLNDYELASRLSYFLWSSMPDAELFELARRNRLNDAATLSAQVDRMLADPKAERFVDGFARQWLRTDTFLSFTPAEYLYREYDEALSDAVVREPLEFFRTILQEQLSVRNFIDSDFVVINKRLARHYGIDGVNGDAFRRVPLPADSPRGGLLAMAGVHQAGSDGRRTKPIARAMYVREVLFNDPPDPPPPNVGEIEPNIRGQNLTVRERLIQHQQIDACAICHRSLDPYGLALENFNVIGAWRELQDGENFRGGDRPAIDPSGRLPNGAEFQSFVEFRAHLLEQDDRFRRALAEKLLIYALGRPIEPSDDATLSRATDTMARGDDTFHTLIKSLVTSKVFATK